The Rhodococcus triatomae genome includes a window with the following:
- a CDS encoding purple acid phosphatase family protein yields the protein MYLTRTRRFAAYAALILGATLVAPTVAAADPSTGYAVSAVPDRIVLTPTANPQTSQAVSWRVSTDTTDGVLQVEVPGSGTVDFAADRSNDVQLAGWPVGARHFSAVAEGLAPGTDYRYRVGSDAHWSDWATFTTASADEALTFLYFGDAQNDVAATFTPVVDAAFAATPGAKLHLHAGDLINTSSTDSEWGEWFDALGEHGREVNVFATPGNHEYVGDARIEQFRSHFRFPDNGPQPVDDTERLLSEYLGGGTYYTDYQGVRFISMNANTPGQLLSYLPTGSSASGFLTVWEDLQARWLDAVLAENPNRWSVVTFHQPVFSATSGRDNTTLREAWVPVLERHDVDLVLMGHDHAYTRGHLFANDGATPSESTGPVYAVTVAGPKYYDVDSDENSNWLNNGARRVVTANETSTFQQITVDGSTLSYRSVIAAVGDDAHIGDRPIGAGDVGSVLDEFTIEKTAAGKRVVDGPAAR from the coding sequence ATGTATCTGACGAGGACTCGCCGGTTCGCGGCCTACGCCGCACTGATCCTGGGCGCCACACTCGTGGCTCCGACCGTGGCCGCCGCGGATCCGTCCACCGGCTACGCGGTCAGCGCCGTCCCGGATCGAATCGTCCTGACCCCGACCGCGAATCCGCAGACGTCCCAGGCGGTGTCCTGGCGAGTGTCCACGGACACCACCGATGGTGTCCTGCAGGTCGAGGTCCCCGGGTCCGGGACCGTCGACTTCGCCGCCGACCGGAGCAACGATGTCCAACTGGCCGGGTGGCCGGTCGGAGCCCGTCACTTCTCCGCCGTCGCGGAGGGTCTGGCACCCGGCACCGACTACCGGTACCGTGTCGGGTCCGACGCGCACTGGAGCGACTGGGCCACGTTCACCACCGCATCCGCCGACGAGGCGCTGACGTTCCTCTACTTCGGCGACGCGCAGAACGATGTCGCGGCCACGTTCACGCCCGTCGTGGACGCCGCGTTCGCCGCCACCCCCGGTGCGAAGCTGCACCTGCACGCAGGGGATCTCATCAACACCTCGAGCACGGACAGCGAGTGGGGCGAGTGGTTCGACGCCCTGGGTGAGCACGGCCGCGAGGTCAACGTGTTCGCCACGCCGGGCAACCACGAGTACGTGGGCGATGCGCGGATCGAACAGTTCCGCAGCCACTTCCGGTTCCCGGACAACGGACCGCAGCCGGTCGACGACACGGAGCGGTTGCTGTCCGAGTATCTCGGTGGCGGTACCTACTACACGGACTACCAAGGGGTGCGGTTCATTTCGATGAACGCCAACACCCCGGGTCAGCTGCTGAGCTACCTGCCGACCGGGAGCAGCGCATCGGGCTTCCTCACGGTGTGGGAGGACCTGCAGGCCCGCTGGCTGGACGCGGTGCTCGCGGAGAACCCGAATCGGTGGTCGGTGGTCACGTTCCACCAGCCCGTCTTCTCGGCCACCAGCGGCCGCGACAACACGACGTTGCGCGAGGCGTGGGTGCCGGTACTGGAACGCCACGACGTGGACCTGGTCCTGATGGGCCACGATCACGCGTACACGCGCGGACACCTCTTCGCCAACGACGGTGCGACGCCGTCGGAGAGCACCGGTCCGGTGTATGCCGTCACGGTGGCCGGGCCGAAGTACTACGACGTGGACAGCGACGAGAACTCGAACTGGTTGAACAACGGCGCCCGTCGCGTGGTCACCGCGAACGAGACGTCGACGTTCCAGCAGATCACCGTGGACGGCAGCACCCTCTCCTACCGCTCGGTGATCGCCGCGGTCGGCGACGACGCGCACATCGGTGACCGGCCGATCGGAGCAGGCGACGTCGGTTCCGTGCTCGACGAGTTCACGATCGAGAAGACGGCGGCCGGCAAGCGTGTGGTGGACGGTCCCGCCGCGCGCTGA
- a CDS encoding GNAT family N-acetyltransferase, giving the protein MTADSTVDLDTSLHPLDDPVRASLRGAHSGFAQWVGRIGRYEPEVARFVGHPPVLADRDWADLATLIGPGAVTALRGPGHVPPDGWTVLEQFGSVQMEGRGLRVAGPEVGDEPEPEVLTAADVPEILDLVARTEPGPYAPRTIEMGTYLGLRVHGRLVALAGERMHPPGWTEISAVCTDPEFRGRGYASRLIRAVGAGIRSRGEVPFLHAVAHNTTAISLYETLGFTLRKRSMLTLVQTPA; this is encoded by the coding sequence GTGACTGCTGATTCGACCGTCGACCTCGATACGTCGTTGCATCCGTTGGACGACCCGGTGCGAGCCTCGCTGCGGGGCGCGCACAGTGGATTCGCGCAGTGGGTCGGGCGGATCGGCCGCTATGAACCGGAGGTCGCCCGATTCGTCGGTCACCCACCGGTCCTCGCCGATCGGGACTGGGCGGATCTGGCCACCCTGATCGGCCCGGGCGCCGTGACCGCGCTGCGCGGGCCGGGCCACGTCCCTCCGGACGGGTGGACGGTGCTCGAGCAGTTCGGCTCGGTGCAGATGGAGGGTCGTGGCCTCCGCGTCGCCGGCCCGGAAGTCGGTGACGAACCCGAACCGGAGGTGCTCACGGCGGCCGACGTGCCGGAGATCCTCGACCTCGTCGCCCGCACCGAGCCAGGGCCGTACGCGCCGCGCACCATCGAGATGGGCACCTATCTCGGCCTGCGGGTGCACGGGCGTCTGGTCGCGCTGGCAGGCGAGCGGATGCACCCGCCCGGCTGGACCGAGATCAGCGCCGTGTGCACCGATCCCGAGTTCCGCGGCCGTGGCTATGCCTCGCGGCTGATCCGCGCGGTGGGGGCGGGGATCCGATCCCGGGGAGAGGTGCCGTTCCTGCACGCCGTCGCTCACAACACGACGGCGATCAGCCTCTACGAGACACTGGGATTCACCCTCCGCAAGCGATCGATGCTCACGCTGGTGCAGACCCCCGCCTGA
- a CDS encoding LLM class flavin-dependent oxidoreductase → MASTSLHLGVALDGAGWHPAAWREPNSRPTELFAPSYWTDLVATAERGLLDFVSIEDTLTAPTERHLRADDAVDRVRARIDAHLIAARVAPVTSGIGLIPTITTTHTEPFHVSKALATLDYTSRGRAGWQVRISGTADEAAHFGRREVHSPADEEIANVLAGGDLPAGVLELFDEAQDVIEVVRRLWDSWEDGAEIRDVATRRFIDRDKLHYIDFEGRFFDVRGPSITPRPPQGQPVVAALAHQRVPYELAARGGDLVFVTPSVDGPQTVLDDVAGALARTGREGEPLRVYADLVVFLDTSQEPGASRLDRLNTLDGREFHSDAAVFTGSAETLADLLTDWRGLGFDGFRLRPGVAVDDLATISDTLVPILQRRGLFRTAYPDLPLRGLLGLPTDVPNRYATV, encoded by the coding sequence ATGGCATCGACTTCCCTCCACCTCGGCGTTGCACTCGACGGCGCCGGGTGGCACCCGGCGGCATGGCGCGAGCCGAACTCGCGCCCCACTGAACTGTTCGCCCCGTCGTACTGGACCGATCTCGTCGCCACGGCAGAGCGGGGGCTGCTCGACTTCGTGAGCATCGAGGACACCCTGACAGCGCCCACCGAGCGCCACCTCCGCGCCGACGATGCCGTGGACCGGGTCCGCGCGCGGATCGATGCGCACCTGATCGCGGCCCGAGTCGCGCCGGTCACGTCGGGGATCGGCCTGATCCCCACGATCACGACCACCCACACCGAACCGTTCCACGTCTCGAAGGCACTGGCGACGCTCGACTACACCTCGCGCGGTCGCGCCGGGTGGCAGGTGCGGATTTCGGGCACCGCGGACGAAGCCGCACACTTCGGCCGGCGGGAAGTCCACAGTCCCGCCGACGAGGAGATCGCGAACGTGCTGGCGGGCGGCGACCTCCCCGCCGGTGTGCTCGAGCTGTTCGACGAGGCGCAGGACGTCATCGAGGTCGTGCGGCGCCTCTGGGACAGCTGGGAGGACGGCGCGGAGATCCGTGACGTCGCGACCCGCCGGTTCATCGACCGGGACAAGCTGCACTACATCGACTTCGAGGGCCGGTTCTTCGACGTGCGCGGACCGTCGATCACGCCCCGGCCGCCGCAGGGCCAGCCCGTGGTGGCGGCGCTGGCGCACCAGCGGGTTCCGTACGAGCTCGCCGCCCGCGGCGGCGATCTCGTGTTCGTCACACCGTCCGTCGACGGGCCCCAGACCGTTCTCGACGACGTCGCCGGCGCGCTCGCGCGGACCGGTCGTGAGGGCGAGCCTCTACGGGTGTACGCCGATCTCGTCGTGTTCCTCGATACGTCGCAGGAGCCCGGGGCGTCCCGGCTGGACCGGCTGAACACCCTGGACGGCCGCGAATTCCACTCGGATGCCGCCGTGTTCACCGGGAGTGCCGAGACGCTCGCCGATCTGCTCACCGACTGGCGGGGCCTGGGGTTCGACGGCTTCCGGCTGCGGCCCGGTGTCGCGGTCGACGATCTCGCCACGATCAGCGACACACTGGTCCCGATCCTGCAGCGGCGCGGCCTGTTCCGCACCGCGTATCCGGATCTCCCGCTGCGTGGGCTGCTCGGCCTGCCCACCGACGTCCCCAACCGCTACGCCACCGTCTGA
- a CDS encoding NtaA/DmoA family FMN-dependent monooxygenase (This protein belongs to a clade of FMN-dependent monooxygenases, within a broader family of flavin-dependent oxidoreductases, the luciferase-like monooxygenase (LMM) family, some of whose members use coenzyme F420 rather than FMN.) has translation MSTVRKQVILGAYLGGVNHHTAWWHPDAGSQIDFGTFEHTARTAERGKFDFFFLAEGLILRERAGRIFDQDVIGRPDTFTVLASLASVTEHLGLAGTINTTFNEPYELARQFASLDHLSGGRAAWNVVTSFDAFTGQNFRRGGFLDRSQRYERAEETLRAVRQLWDSWNVDDIVADKESGRYLRRAEAGEFEFHGNQFDISGRFTVPRSPQGRPVVLQAGVSPQGRDFAAANADAIFSPYGALPEAADFYRDIKSRAVAAGRSADDIKILPSASFVLGDSEADALEKYHAVREEQVTGQTAQILLEQIWNRDLSGYDPDGPLPDVDPDPDAPPIIQGRAFVHQDRFDTVARLRQVAETKKLSLREVVIDQFERGPVVGTAAQVAEKIDSFVQSDGSDGFIIGSHLVPWGLDEFVDQVVPLLQDRGALRADYTGTTLRDNLGLPDVRAAHAAPTHAAHA, from the coding sequence ATGAGCACCGTCCGCAAGCAGGTCATCCTCGGCGCCTACCTCGGCGGCGTCAACCATCACACCGCGTGGTGGCACCCGGACGCCGGAAGTCAGATCGACTTCGGGACGTTCGAGCACACGGCGCGCACCGCCGAACGCGGCAAGTTCGACTTCTTCTTCCTCGCCGAGGGGCTGATCCTTCGCGAACGCGCGGGCCGGATATTCGACCAGGACGTCATCGGTCGCCCGGACACCTTCACCGTGCTCGCCTCCCTGGCTTCCGTCACCGAACATCTCGGTCTCGCCGGCACCATCAACACCACCTTCAACGAGCCGTACGAACTCGCCCGGCAGTTCGCGAGCCTCGATCACCTCTCCGGCGGGCGAGCCGCCTGGAACGTGGTGACGTCGTTCGACGCCTTCACCGGACAGAACTTCCGGCGCGGCGGTTTCCTGGACCGGTCGCAGCGATACGAGCGAGCCGAGGAGACCCTGCGGGCCGTGCGACAACTGTGGGATTCGTGGAACGTCGACGACATCGTGGCCGACAAGGAGTCCGGCCGATACCTGCGCCGGGCCGAGGCCGGGGAGTTCGAGTTCCACGGCAACCAGTTCGACATCTCCGGTCGGTTCACGGTGCCGCGCAGCCCCCAGGGTCGCCCGGTGGTCCTGCAGGCAGGCGTGTCGCCGCAGGGCCGCGACTTCGCCGCCGCCAACGCGGACGCGATCTTCTCCCCGTACGGCGCACTCCCCGAAGCCGCGGATTTCTACCGCGACATCAAGTCGCGTGCGGTCGCCGCCGGACGGAGCGCGGACGACATCAAGATCCTGCCGTCGGCGAGCTTCGTGCTCGGCGACAGCGAGGCCGACGCTCTGGAGAAGTATCACGCCGTCCGCGAGGAGCAGGTCACCGGCCAGACGGCGCAGATCTTGCTGGAACAGATCTGGAACCGGGACCTGTCCGGCTACGATCCGGACGGCCCGCTGCCCGACGTCGACCCGGACCCGGATGCACCACCGATCATCCAGGGTCGCGCCTTCGTCCATCAGGACCGGTTCGACACGGTGGCCCGGCTGCGCCAGGTCGCCGAGACGAAGAAGCTGAGCTTGCGCGAGGTCGTCATCGACCAGTTCGAGCGCGGCCCCGTCGTCGGCACCGCAGCCCAGGTCGCGGAGAAGATCGACTCGTTCGTACAGAGCGACGGATCGGACGGTTTCATCATCGGCTCACACCTGGTGCCGTGGGGTCTGGACGAGTTCGTCGACCAGGTGGTGCCGTTGCTGCAGGACCGCGGCGCGCTCCGCGCCGACTACACCGGCACCACCCTGCGCGACAACCTCGGCCTACCCGACGTGCGCGCGGCGCACGCCGCGCCCACCCACGCTGCGCACGCATAA
- a CDS encoding TIGR03564 family F420-dependent LLM class oxidoreductase, whose protein sequence is MEIGVSLSPATTGNAVDDVVAQAREAADAGLQAAWFGQRFDYDAIALAATVGREVPEIRVGTSAVPIYPRHPLLVAGQANTAQAATHGRFRLGLALGARSLIEPAFGVPYERPITRLRDFLIATRSVTVDGVVDYHGETLTAVTVRPAPLAGAQPPPPLLVAAMGPQALRVTGELADGTLPFLAGPRTLEQHIVPTITAAATNAGRPAPRIFAFLAAVVTDDIDAGKTAAAEHTAFYDGIPSYQRVVALEGHDRAADLAVVGDEQVLEDAVRRYRDAGATDIVVTETDLLGPESRSRAWKALGEIARSLG, encoded by the coding sequence ATGGAGATCGGTGTGTCCCTGTCCCCGGCCACCACCGGCAACGCCGTCGACGATGTCGTCGCGCAAGCCCGGGAGGCTGCCGATGCCGGACTTCAGGCAGCGTGGTTCGGGCAGCGATTCGACTACGACGCGATCGCGCTCGCCGCCACTGTCGGGCGGGAAGTGCCCGAGATCCGTGTCGGCACCTCCGCGGTACCCATCTACCCCCGGCATCCGCTTCTCGTTGCCGGCCAGGCGAACACTGCCCAGGCCGCCACCCACGGCCGGTTCCGCCTCGGACTCGCCCTGGGGGCGCGAAGCCTCATCGAGCCGGCGTTCGGCGTGCCCTACGAGCGTCCGATCACCCGCCTGCGGGACTTCCTGATCGCCACCCGCTCCGTCACCGTCGACGGAGTGGTCGACTACCACGGGGAGACGCTCACCGCGGTGACGGTCCGGCCCGCACCGCTTGCGGGAGCCCAGCCACCGCCGCCGCTGCTCGTCGCCGCGATGGGCCCGCAGGCCCTGCGCGTCACCGGTGAACTCGCCGACGGCACACTGCCGTTCCTGGCCGGCCCCCGGACCCTCGAACAGCACATCGTGCCCACGATCACGGCCGCCGCAACGAACGCCGGGCGCCCCGCGCCCCGCATCTTCGCTTTCCTCGCCGCAGTCGTCACCGACGACATCGACGCCGGGAAGACAGCCGCGGCAGAGCACACCGCGTTCTACGACGGGATTCCGTCCTATCAGCGGGTGGTGGCACTGGAAGGACACGACCGCGCCGCCGACCTGGCCGTCGTGGGTGACGAGCAGGTTCTCGAGGACGCCGTCCGGCGCTACCGCGACGCGGGCGCGACCGACATCGTCGTCACCGAAACCGATCTGCTCGGTCCGGAGTCTCGTTCGCGCGCCTGGAAGGCGCTCGGCGAGATCGCGCGGTCACTCGGGTAG
- a CDS encoding TauD/TfdA dioxygenase family protein produces MTTSVTESRITVEPQSGWTGALISGVDLSKPLSEEAVARIREALLTWKVVFFRDQDLDHAGQIAFGKQFGEVTPGHPYEGDAAPPGFPEIHTVSPEAYDQRYGVAYRKKQGANGPGWHADVTPLINPPSHSILRAEVVPPYGGDTQFSNVAAAYDGLSAPLRRFIDGLRAEHRFGSSFSAERSKEKIGELVRSSPLASVHPVVRVHPESGERVIYVNPSFTREIVDLSPRESRHILDLLFEEVARPEYTVRFKWEPGSVAFWDNRAVLHLAPKDVEHLGHDRVLHRITLVGDVPVGVDGEESQSLAGERFGAA; encoded by the coding sequence ATGACGACATCGGTCACCGAATCCCGTATCACCGTCGAACCGCAATCGGGCTGGACCGGTGCCCTGATCTCCGGTGTCGACCTGTCGAAGCCGCTGTCGGAGGAGGCCGTCGCCCGGATCCGGGAAGCCCTCCTGACATGGAAGGTGGTGTTCTTCCGCGATCAGGACCTCGACCATGCCGGACAGATCGCCTTCGGCAAGCAGTTCGGTGAGGTCACCCCGGGCCATCCGTACGAGGGTGACGCTGCGCCTCCCGGTTTTCCGGAGATCCACACCGTCTCTCCCGAGGCGTACGACCAGCGCTACGGTGTCGCCTACCGAAAGAAGCAGGGTGCCAACGGTCCTGGCTGGCACGCGGACGTCACCCCACTGATCAACCCGCCGTCGCACTCGATACTGCGGGCCGAGGTGGTTCCGCCCTACGGCGGGGACACCCAGTTCTCCAATGTCGCCGCGGCCTACGACGGCTTGTCCGCGCCGCTCCGTCGGTTCATCGACGGACTGCGTGCCGAGCATCGGTTCGGGAGCAGCTTCTCGGCCGAGCGCAGCAAGGAGAAGATCGGCGAACTCGTCCGCAGCAGCCCGCTGGCGTCCGTCCACCCGGTGGTGAGAGTGCACCCGGAGAGCGGCGAGCGGGTGATCTACGTGAACCCGTCGTTCACCCGCGAGATCGTCGATCTCTCTCCCCGGGAGAGCAGGCACATCCTGGACCTGCTGTTCGAGGAGGTCGCTCGGCCCGAGTACACGGTGCGGTTCAAGTGGGAGCCGGGCAGCGTAGCATTCTGGGACAACCGTGCCGTCCTCCATCTCGCGCCCAAGGACGTCGAACATCTGGGACACGACCGGGTGCTTCACCGCATCACCCTGGTCGGCGATGTCCCGGTGGGAGTGGACGGCGAGGAATCGCAGTCGCTGGCCGGTGAGCGGTTCGGGGCGGCCTGA
- a CDS encoding SDR family NAD(P)-dependent oxidoreductase, producing MDLGLTGKRAIVTGGSRGIGLATARALAREGADVVIAARGVDALELAAKTLTAETGSTVVPVAVDTGDEESVRALVRRTVDELGGVDILVNSAATPWSAGKPTDFEAITDDVVREEIEIKVLGYLRTARAVAPHFVAQGWGRIVNISGLGARQANSIAQTVRNVSVAALTKNLADELGPKGVNVTVVHPGITRTERLVDRLAAQSAEQGVSVDELESRLATNSIRRIVDASEVADVVAFLASPRSIGITGDAVAVGGGAPGAVYY from the coding sequence ATGGATCTGGGATTGACGGGCAAGCGGGCGATCGTCACCGGCGGTAGCAGGGGGATCGGGCTGGCGACGGCTCGGGCGTTGGCCCGCGAGGGCGCGGACGTGGTGATCGCGGCGCGCGGTGTCGACGCACTGGAACTCGCAGCGAAGACACTCACGGCCGAGACCGGCAGCACGGTGGTGCCCGTCGCGGTGGACACCGGGGACGAGGAGTCGGTGCGGGCGCTGGTGCGTCGTACCGTCGACGAACTCGGGGGTGTCGACATCCTGGTCAACTCCGCGGCAACGCCGTGGAGCGCGGGCAAGCCCACCGATTTCGAGGCGATCACCGACGACGTGGTGCGCGAGGAGATCGAGATCAAGGTGCTCGGCTACCTGCGCACCGCGCGGGCCGTCGCGCCGCACTTCGTCGCCCAGGGCTGGGGGCGGATCGTGAACATCAGTGGTCTGGGTGCACGGCAGGCGAATTCGATCGCCCAAACCGTACGGAACGTCAGTGTCGCGGCACTGACGAAGAATCTCGCCGACGAGCTCGGCCCGAAGGGTGTCAACGTGACCGTCGTTCACCCCGGGATCACCCGCACCGAGCGGCTGGTGGACCGGCTCGCGGCGCAGTCGGCCGAGCAGGGGGTGTCGGTGGACGAACTCGAATCGCGTCTGGCGACCAACTCGATCCGACGGATCGTGGATGCGAGCGAGGTCGCGGACGTCGTGGCGTTCCTCGCGTCTCCGCGCAGTATCGGCATCACCGGCGACGCGGTCGCGGTCGGCGGAGGTGCACCGGGCGCGGTGTACTACTGA
- a CDS encoding type III polyketide synthase, with translation MTTAYINRISTAVPEHDVHQAFVDFADNTFTERRKQLLFRRMADRAQISHRWAGIGSPDSFYGDDPNSVTTETRMIEFERNAPGLATRAVDGLNLGDQAAEVTHLIVISCTGFFSPGIDFEIIEKCGVPMSVERTTIGFMGCFAGINGLKTAHHIVRSEPNAKVLVVSLELCSLHLQRSDSLETMLSFLVFGDGCAAVLVSAEEEGIAIDSFKALMVPESAELITWRIGDIGFDMVLSGKVPGVLSRTLDEPNVKSILSGAEKDSINLWAVHPGGRSILDAVEEAVGLEPEALSPSRHVLDNYGNMSSATVLFVLAEMMERAKNGGPTGSGCAMAFGPGLTAETMLFHI, from the coding sequence ATGACCACTGCCTACATCAATCGCATCAGTACCGCGGTGCCCGAACACGATGTCCACCAAGCCTTCGTCGACTTCGCCGACAACACGTTCACCGAGCGCCGCAAGCAGCTGTTGTTCCGACGCATGGCCGACCGGGCTCAGATCTCCCACCGCTGGGCGGGAATCGGATCTCCGGATTCCTTCTACGGTGACGACCCCAACTCGGTGACCACAGAGACCCGGATGATCGAGTTCGAGCGCAACGCTCCGGGATTGGCGACCCGCGCAGTCGACGGGTTGAACCTCGGGGACCAGGCAGCGGAGGTCACTCACCTCATCGTCATCTCGTGCACCGGATTCTTCTCGCCGGGAATCGACTTCGAGATCATCGAGAAGTGTGGTGTCCCGATGTCCGTGGAGCGGACGACGATCGGGTTCATGGGTTGCTTCGCGGGAATCAACGGGCTCAAGACCGCACACCACATCGTGCGCTCCGAGCCGAACGCCAAGGTGCTCGTGGTCAGCCTCGAGCTGTGCTCGCTGCACCTGCAGCGCTCGGACTCGCTCGAGACCATGCTGTCCTTCCTCGTGTTCGGGGACGGCTGCGCGGCGGTGCTGGTGTCCGCGGAGGAGGAGGGCATCGCGATCGACTCCTTCAAAGCGCTCATGGTTCCGGAGAGTGCGGAACTCATCACCTGGCGGATCGGGGACATCGGGTTCGACATGGTGCTGTCGGGCAAGGTTCCCGGTGTCCTGTCGCGGACTCTGGACGAACCCAACGTGAAGTCGATTCTCTCCGGTGCGGAGAAGGACTCGATCAATCTGTGGGCTGTCCACCCCGGAGGGCGCTCGATTCTCGACGCGGTGGAGGAGGCAGTCGGGCTCGAGCCGGAGGCGCTGTCCCCGTCGCGGCACGTACTGGACAACTATGGCAACATGTCCTCGGCGACTGTGCTGTTCGTCCTCGCCGAGATGATGGAACGGGCGAAGAACGGCGGTCCCACCGGTTCGGGCTGCGCCATGGCGTTCGGTCCGGGCCTCACCGCGGAGACGATGCTCTTCCACATCTGA
- a CDS encoding glycosyltransferase, giving the protein MQSVLLCSAPLTGHVQPMLAIGRRLVESGTDVTILTGRKFRERAERSGIRFQPLPSTCDYDESRLDDHFPGRGRRPAFLRSRFDAEHMFAAPLAEQYRAIDEAIDAFDVDLVLAENLFMGTLPLVERPVSDRPKVFAVCTSPLMATSVDTAPFGPGLPPAASGLRKTVNGLLNTGARKLVLRRAQQVADAGTRSVTGRGAATFLLDWPLLADKVFVLTTPGFEYPRSDIGDRLSFVGPILPPAPADSAVPPWWTRLDTDRPVVLVTQGTLDNDDLSRLIEPTIDALAGQDVLIVATTGGRPVDAVRRNAPNLIVSEFVPFDLLLPRVDVMVTNGGWGGVHFALAHGVPIVVAGSTEDKAEVGARLERAGAGLRIRSGRPSSAVLGRAIDEVISNSHYRSRAEELQRELGELDSLDAISRQVDARTT; this is encoded by the coding sequence ATGCAATCCGTTCTGCTGTGCAGTGCGCCGCTCACGGGCCATGTCCAGCCCATGCTCGCCATCGGGCGCCGCCTCGTGGAGAGCGGAACCGACGTGACGATCCTGACCGGCCGCAAGTTCCGCGAACGCGCCGAGCGCTCGGGAATCCGTTTCCAGCCACTGCCTTCCACCTGCGATTACGACGAATCGAGGCTGGACGATCACTTCCCCGGCCGGGGCCGCAGGCCGGCGTTCCTCCGGTCCCGGTTCGATGCCGAGCACATGTTCGCCGCTCCCCTCGCCGAGCAGTACCGGGCGATCGACGAGGCGATCGATGCCTTCGACGTGGACCTCGTACTCGCCGAGAATCTCTTCATGGGCACCCTCCCCTTGGTCGAACGTCCAGTCTCCGATCGGCCAAAGGTGTTCGCGGTCTGCACATCTCCACTCATGGCGACCAGCGTGGACACCGCCCCGTTCGGCCCCGGGCTGCCGCCCGCAGCGTCCGGGCTCCGCAAGACCGTCAACGGACTTCTCAACACCGGGGCAAGGAAACTGGTCCTGCGGCGGGCACAGCAGGTCGCCGACGCGGGCACCCGGTCGGTCACCGGCCGCGGCGCAGCGACCTTTCTGCTGGACTGGCCACTGCTCGCCGACAAGGTATTCGTGCTGACCACACCCGGTTTCGAGTATCCCCGTAGCGATATCGGTGACCGCCTGAGCTTCGTCGGCCCGATCCTCCCCCCGGCCCCTGCCGACTCGGCGGTCCCCCCGTGGTGGACGCGGCTCGACACGGACCGCCCGGTGGTGCTGGTGACACAGGGCACGCTCGACAACGACGACCTGAGCCGCCTCATCGAACCCACCATCGACGCCCTCGCCGGCCAGGACGTCCTGATCGTCGCCACCACGGGAGGCCGGCCGGTCGATGCGGTTCGCCGGAACGCCCCGAACCTGATCGTCTCCGAATTCGTGCCCTTCGACCTGCTGCTTCCCCGCGTCGACGTGATGGTGACCAACGGCGGGTGGGGCGGCGTGCACTTCGCGCTCGCACACGGAGTCCCGATCGTCGTCGCGGGCAGCACCGAGGACAAGGCCGAGGTCGGCGCACGCCTGGAACGAGCCGGTGCCGGACTGCGAATTCGTTCCGGCAGACCGTCCAGTGCGGTTCTAGGGCGGGCCATCGACGAGGTAATTAGCAACAGCCACTATCGTTCTCGGGCGGAGGAGCTCCAGCGCGAGCTGGGAGAACTCGACTCGCTGGACGCAATCTCGCGGCAAGTTGACGCTCGAACAACGTAG
- a CDS encoding YceI family protein — MRKRLLWIVGGLVVVAALVIGVGPWVYATFLHGDQPEALGLSDEASAASGPLDGSWVAGPGSQAGYEVWETLNGQRVFVRGQTEDVTGGAVIENSTLISGSVAVTVASIATDDSRRDSMFDTMIMATAQYPEATFTLTESVDLSSLPSDGTSATVPVTGELTIRGQTRPVTADFDIRQSGDRLETAGAIDVVWTDYEVPKPTMFPNIVVEDAGQVQFAIVLDRD; from the coding sequence ATGCGCAAGCGACTGTTGTGGATCGTCGGCGGCCTCGTGGTGGTGGCCGCACTCGTGATCGGCGTGGGCCCGTGGGTCTACGCCACCTTCCTGCACGGCGATCAGCCCGAGGCCCTCGGATTGTCGGACGAGGCCAGCGCCGCGTCCGGACCGCTCGACGGCAGCTGGGTGGCCGGGCCCGGCTCCCAGGCCGGCTACGAGGTGTGGGAGACCCTCAACGGGCAGCGCGTGTTCGTCCGCGGACAGACCGAGGACGTCACCGGCGGGGCCGTCATCGAGAACTCCACCCTGATCTCCGGGTCCGTGGCGGTCACGGTCGCCTCGATCGCCACCGACGACAGCCGCCGCGACTCGATGTTCGACACGATGATCATGGCCACCGCCCAGTACCCCGAGGCCACGTTCACCCTCACCGAGTCCGTCGACCTGTCGTCGCTGCCGTCGGACGGCACCTCGGCCACCGTCCCGGTGACCGGCGAACTGACCATTCGCGGCCAGACACGGCCGGTGACAGCAGATTTCGATATCCGCCAGTCTGGTGATCGCCTCGAGACCGCTGGGGCGATCGACGTCGTCTGGACGGACTACGAGGTTCCCAAGCCCACCATGTTCCCCAACATCGTCGTCGAGGACGCCGGACAGGTGCAGTTCGCCATCGTGCTCGACCGTGACTGA